From Chitinophagales bacterium:
TGCTTGATAAAGCCAGAGAATATTTCCCGGAGCTTCCGGTTTTTTTATATGGACACAGCATGGGGGGCAATGTGGTATTGAATTATGCTATTAAAAACCCCGATGCTAAAATTAAAGGGATAATTTGCAGCAGTCCCTGGCTTAAACTGGCCTTTGATCCCCCGGCCATTCAAGTAAAACTCGGTCGTTTGGTCAATAATATTTTTCCGGCATTTACTCAATCCACAAAGTTAGATGCCGCAGCTATTTCCCGTGATCCTAAAGAAGTGGAAGCTTATGAAAACGACCCTCTAGTTCATGACCGCATTAGTACTATGTTTTTTATTTCAGCTCATGAGGCAGGTTTATATGCACTGGAAAATGCAGACAAAATTAAAAATCCCTTATTGCTCTTTCACGGAACTTCTGATCAATTGACATCGTATAAAGCTTCGGAAGAATTTGCCGATAAAGTTCAGGCACCTCTTAAATTTGAGCTTTTTGAAGGGG
This genomic window contains:
- a CDS encoding lysophospholipase codes for the protein MKTQEFNWKNADGLKIFGKYHAPESGAKAVIAMVHGMGEHCQRYDSWAKRFTEKGYAFIAFDHIGHGKSEGKRGHVNAYDRLLESVDQLLDKAREYFPELPVFLYGHSMGGNVVLNYAIKNPDAKIKGIICSSPWLKLAFDPPAIQVKLGRLVNNIFPAFTQSTKLDAAAISRDPKEVEAYENDPLVHDRISTMFFISAHEAGLYALENADKIKNPLLLFHGTSDQLTSYKASEEFADKVQAPLKFELFEGAFHEIHNDYDRDKLFQLITSWSENLLN